A single region of the Leptothrix cholodnii SP-6 genome encodes:
- the rplT gene encoding 50S ribosomal protein L20, giving the protein MPRVKRGVTARARHKKVLALAKGFRGRRKNVYRIAKQAVMKAGQYAYRDRRAKKRVFRRLWIARINAASRSLGLTYSKFIAGLKKAQIDIDRKVLSDMAIHDPAAFGSIVDKVKAQLA; this is encoded by the coding sequence ATGCCTCGCGTCAAACGTGGTGTTACCGCCCGTGCTCGTCATAAGAAGGTCCTGGCACTGGCCAAGGGTTTCCGCGGTCGCCGCAAGAACGTCTATCGCATCGCCAAACAGGCGGTGATGAAGGCGGGTCAATACGCCTACCGTGACCGCCGTGCCAAGAAGCGCGTGTTCCGCCGCCTGTGGATCGCGCGTATCAACGCAGCCAGCCGTTCGCTCGGCCTGACCTACAGCAAGTTCATTGCTGGCTTGAAGAAGGCCCAGATCGACATCGACCGCAAGGTCCTGTCGGACATGGCCATCCACGATCCGGCCGCCTTCGGCAGCATCGTCGACAAGGTCAAGGCCCAGCTCGCTTGA
- a CDS encoding hemerythrin domain-containing protein: MSNGSLQALHARASSRARPETSEALSPMEVLDADHRQMVVMLAKLGSLVDAGNDLSAQPMRALALEVHGFFGEHARRHHADEEQHIFPDLLNSSDASVRAHAERLQQDHRWLEQDWLELAPSISCVADGIGGIDEDMLREAIGIFTALYQEHIVLEESIAYPEARRAQAAAEAGRALRRATALAEASTG, encoded by the coding sequence ATGTCGAACGGATCCCTGCAAGCACTCCACGCCCGAGCCAGCTCGCGCGCCCGACCCGAAACCAGCGAGGCGCTGTCACCGATGGAGGTGCTCGACGCCGACCATCGACAGATGGTCGTCATGCTGGCCAAGCTGGGCTCGCTGGTCGACGCCGGCAATGACCTGTCGGCGCAGCCGATGCGCGCCCTGGCCCTCGAGGTGCACGGCTTTTTCGGCGAACACGCGCGCCGCCACCACGCCGACGAAGAACAGCACATCTTCCCCGACCTGCTCAACAGCAGCGACGCCAGCGTGCGTGCGCACGCCGAGCGCCTGCAGCAGGATCACCGCTGGCTCGAGCAGGACTGGCTCGAACTCGCACCCAGCATCTCGTGCGTGGCCGACGGCATCGGCGGCATCGATGAAGACATGTTGCGCGAGGCGATCGGGATCTTCACCGCGCTCTACCAGGAGCACATCGTGCTCGAAGAAAGCATCGCCTACCCGGAGGCACGCCGGGCCCAGGCCGCTGCCGAGGCCGGCCGAGCCTTGCGCCGAGCCACCGCGCTCGCAGAGGCCAGCACCGGTTGA
- a CDS encoding NAD(P)/FAD-dependent oxidoreductase → MGRLLDIDTALASDSYYAATAIRDHHWPVFDGDLRCDVAVVGGGLAGLSAALELAERGHQVVLLEAQQVGWGASGRNGGQAIHGLACDQTEIEQQLGLRAARQVWDMSLEAIDLIGQRCQRHRIDCDWQSGYLSLATNVRKASELKTWVERMARVYEHAFQWIARQELEHWIHSPRYYAGIHDPRSGHLHPLKYALGLARAASAAGVRIYESSAVTRLERGQPATLHTARGKVVADQVLLAGNVHQQGLAPELEPRIMPVGTYIACTERLPAELLADLLPTRAAVCDTNFVLDHFRPTADHRLLYGGRVSYSMFTPRRLAESMKARMVRTFPGLSEVRIAHAWGGFVDISMNRAPDFGRLPGVGTDRAARTPNVYYLQGFSGHGLALTGLAGKLVAQAISGDSSRFDVFARIKHRPFPGGRWLRMPSLVLGMAWYRLKDLL, encoded by the coding sequence ATGGGCCGACTGCTGGACATCGACACCGCTCTCGCGAGCGACTCGTACTACGCCGCCACGGCGATCCGTGACCACCACTGGCCGGTGTTCGACGGCGATCTGCGCTGCGACGTGGCGGTGGTCGGCGGCGGGTTGGCCGGGCTGTCGGCTGCGCTGGAGCTGGCCGAACGGGGCCACCAGGTGGTGCTGCTCGAAGCCCAGCAGGTCGGCTGGGGCGCATCCGGGCGCAACGGCGGTCAGGCCATCCACGGGCTGGCCTGCGATCAGACCGAGATCGAGCAGCAGCTCGGCCTGCGCGCGGCGCGCCAGGTCTGGGACATGAGCCTGGAGGCGATCGACCTGATCGGCCAGCGCTGCCAGCGCCACCGCATCGACTGCGACTGGCAGAGCGGCTACCTGAGCCTGGCCACCAACGTGCGCAAGGCCAGCGAGCTCAAGACCTGGGTCGAGCGCATGGCGCGGGTCTACGAACACGCGTTCCAATGGATCGCACGCCAGGAACTCGAACACTGGATCCACAGCCCGCGCTACTACGCCGGCATCCACGACCCGCGATCGGGCCACCTGCACCCGCTCAAGTACGCGCTCGGCCTGGCTCGGGCGGCCAGTGCAGCGGGCGTGCGCATCTACGAAAGCAGCGCGGTGACCCGGCTCGAACGCGGCCAGCCCGCCACGCTGCACACCGCCCGCGGCAAGGTGGTGGCCGATCAGGTGCTGCTGGCCGGCAACGTCCACCAGCAGGGCCTGGCGCCCGAACTCGAGCCGCGCATCATGCCGGTGGGCACCTACATCGCCTGCACCGAACGCCTGCCGGCCGAGCTGCTGGCCGACCTGCTGCCCACCCGCGCGGCGGTCTGCGACACCAACTTCGTGCTCGACCACTTCCGCCCCACCGCCGACCACCGGCTGCTCTACGGCGGGCGCGTCAGCTACAGCATGTTCACGCCGCGCCGGCTGGCCGAGTCGATGAAGGCGCGCATGGTGCGCACGTTCCCGGGCCTGAGCGAGGTGCGCATCGCCCACGCCTGGGGCGGCTTCGTCGACATCAGCATGAACCGCGCGCCCGATTTCGGCCGTCTGCCAGGTGTCGGCACCGATCGCGCGGCGCGCACGCCCAACGTCTACTACCTGCAGGGCTTCTCGGGCCACGGGCTGGCGCTGACCGGTCTGGCCGGCAAGCTGGTGGCGCAGGCAATCAGCGGCGACAGTTCGCGCTTCGACGTGTTCGCGCGCATCAAGCACCGGCCGTTTCCGGGCGGGCGCTGGCTGCGCATGCCGTCGCTGGTGCTGGGCATGGCCTGGTATCGCCTGAAGGACCTGCTCTGA
- a CDS encoding aspartate aminotransferase family protein, with protein sequence MPHEMPDASPMDAYWMPFTANRQFKRAPRLLVKASGMHYWSDDGRQILDGVAGLWCVNAGHARPKIVQAIQQQAAEMDFAPPFQMAHPKAFELADALTRLMPAGLNRVFFTNSGSESVETALKIALAYHRARGDGTRTRLIGRERGYHGVNFGGISVGGIVGNRKVFGPMLGGVDHLRHTHDPARNAYSVGQPAHGADLADDLERLVALHDASTIAAVIVEPVAGSTGVLVPPTGYLQRLRQICDKHGILLIFDEVITGFGRTGQAFAAHTFGVTPDLMTVAKGLTNGCVPMGAVIARQAIHDTFMSGPEHLIEFPHGYTYSAHPLACAAGLGTLATYADEGLLTRAGELQGYFAESLHTLRGAPHVIDIRNIGLVGGIELASIPGEPGKRAFNVFLDCFERGLLVRTTGDTIALSPPLIIERAQIDQIVGTIADALKRTA encoded by the coding sequence ATGCCGCACGAGATGCCCGACGCCAGTCCGATGGACGCCTACTGGATGCCGTTCACCGCCAACCGCCAGTTCAAGCGCGCGCCGCGCCTGCTGGTCAAGGCCAGCGGCATGCACTACTGGAGTGACGACGGCCGCCAGATCCTCGACGGCGTGGCCGGCCTGTGGTGCGTCAACGCCGGCCACGCCCGGCCGAAGATCGTCCAAGCCATCCAGCAGCAGGCCGCCGAGATGGATTTCGCGCCGCCGTTCCAGATGGCCCACCCGAAGGCCTTCGAGCTGGCCGACGCATTGACCCGGCTGATGCCGGCCGGACTCAACCGGGTGTTCTTCACCAACTCGGGCTCCGAGTCGGTCGAGACCGCGCTGAAGATCGCGCTGGCCTACCACCGCGCCCGCGGCGACGGCACGCGCACCCGGCTGATCGGCCGCGAGCGGGGCTACCACGGCGTCAACTTCGGCGGCATCTCGGTGGGTGGCATCGTCGGCAACCGCAAGGTCTTCGGCCCGATGCTCGGCGGCGTCGACCACCTGCGCCACACCCACGACCCGGCGCGCAACGCCTACAGCGTCGGCCAGCCCGCACACGGCGCCGACCTGGCCGACGACCTCGAGCGCCTGGTCGCGCTGCACGACGCCTCGACCATCGCCGCGGTGATCGTCGAGCCTGTGGCCGGCTCGACCGGCGTGCTGGTGCCGCCCACCGGCTACCTGCAGCGCCTGCGCCAGATCTGCGACAAGCACGGCATCCTGCTGATCTTCGACGAGGTCATCACCGGTTTCGGCCGCACCGGCCAGGCGTTCGCGGCACATACCTTCGGCGTCACGCCCGACCTGATGACGGTGGCCAAGGGCCTCACCAACGGCTGCGTGCCGATGGGCGCGGTGATCGCCAGGCAGGCCATCCACGACACCTTCATGAGCGGGCCCGAGCACCTGATCGAGTTCCCGCACGGTTACACCTACTCGGCCCACCCGCTGGCCTGCGCCGCCGGCCTGGGCACGCTGGCAACCTATGCCGACGAAGGCCTGCTGACACGCGCCGGCGAGCTGCAAGGCTACTTCGCCGAGTCGCTGCACACGCTGCGCGGTGCGCCGCACGTGATCGACATCCGCAACATCGGCCTGGTGGGCGGCATCGAGCTGGCGTCGATCCCGGGAGAACCGGGCAAGCGCGCGTTCAACGTGTTCCTCGACTGCTTCGAGCGCGGCCTGCTGGTGCGCACCACCGGCGACACGATCGCGCTGTCGCCGCCGCTGATCATCGAGCGCGCCCAGATCGACCAGATCGTCGGCACGATCGCCGACGCCCTCAAGCGCACAGCCTGA
- the rpmI gene encoding 50S ribosomal protein L35: MPKMKTKSSAKKRFRVRPGGTVKRGQAFKRHILTKKTTKNKRHLRGTVAVHETNMGHIAQMLPFAGL, translated from the coding sequence ATGCCCAAGATGAAGACCAAGAGCAGCGCGAAGAAGCGTTTTCGCGTTCGTCCGGGTGGCACCGTCAAGCGCGGTCAGGCGTTCAAGCGCCACATCCTGACCAAGAAGACGACCAAGAACAAGCGCCACCTGCGCGGTACGGTTGCTGTGCATGAGACCAACATGGGTCACATCGCGCAAATGCTGCCGTTCGCCGGTCTGTAA
- the thrS gene encoding threonine--tRNA ligase encodes MIAIQLPDGSRREFDGPVTVAEVAASIGAGLAKAALAGRIGTGDAARLVDTSHRIEADEALSIITAKDAAGLDVIRHSTAHLLAYAVKELFPDAQVTIGPTIENGFFYDFSYKRPFTPDDLAAIEKKMGDLAAKDEPVVRSVMPRDEAVSYFKSIGEAYKAEIIESIPADQAVSLYAEGKFTDLCRGPHVPSTGKLKFFKLMKVAGAYWRGDHRNEMLQRIYGTAWATKDDLQKYLVMLEEAEKRDHRKLGRELDLFHIDEHAPGVVFWHPKGWTVWQQVEQYMRRVYRDNGYQEVKGPQILDKGLWEKTGHWDKYRDNMFTTESEKRDYALKPMNCPGHILIFKQGIKSYRDLPLRYGEFGQCHRNEPSGGLHGIMRVRGFTQDDGHIFCTEDQILPECDAFTTLLQKVYADFGFTEILYKVATRPEKRIGSDELWDKAEAALIASLRNSGCEFEISPGEGAFYGPKVEYTLKDALGRHWQCGTIQVDFSLPERLDAEYVAESGERLHPVMLHRAILGSLERFIGILIEEHAGALPFWLAPTQVSVLNITDGQADYARDVARSLQKQGLRVALDLRNEKITYKIREHSLQKVPYLIVVGDKERASGAVAVRARGNQDLGVMALEAFSQKLAAELAT; translated from the coding sequence ATGATTGCAATTCAACTGCCCGACGGTTCTCGCCGCGAGTTCGATGGCCCGGTGACGGTGGCCGAAGTGGCCGCGTCGATCGGCGCCGGCCTGGCCAAGGCGGCGTTGGCCGGACGCATCGGCACGGGCGATGCCGCCCGCCTGGTCGACACCAGCCATCGCATCGAGGCCGACGAGGCGCTGTCGATCATCACGGCCAAGGACGCCGCCGGGCTGGACGTCATCCGCCACTCGACCGCGCACCTGCTGGCATACGCGGTCAAGGAGCTGTTTCCCGATGCGCAGGTCACGATCGGCCCGACCATCGAGAACGGTTTCTTCTACGACTTCTCGTACAAGCGCCCGTTCACGCCCGACGATCTGGCGGCGATCGAAAAGAAGATGGGCGATCTCGCCGCCAAGGACGAACCGGTGGTGCGCAGCGTCATGCCGCGCGACGAGGCGGTGTCCTACTTCAAGTCGATCGGCGAAGCCTACAAGGCAGAAATCATCGAGAGCATCCCGGCCGACCAGGCGGTGTCGCTCTACGCCGAAGGCAAGTTCACCGACCTGTGCCGCGGCCCGCACGTGCCGAGCACGGGCAAGCTGAAATTCTTCAAGCTGATGAAGGTGGCCGGCGCCTACTGGCGTGGCGATCACCGCAACGAGATGCTGCAGCGCATCTACGGCACGGCCTGGGCGACCAAGGACGACCTGCAGAAGTACCTGGTGATGCTCGAAGAGGCCGAGAAACGCGATCACCGCAAGCTCGGTCGCGAACTCGACCTGTTCCACATCGACGAGCACGCACCGGGCGTGGTGTTCTGGCATCCCAAGGGCTGGACGGTCTGGCAGCAGGTCGAGCAGTACATGCGCCGGGTCTATCGCGACAACGGCTACCAGGAGGTCAAGGGGCCGCAGATCCTCGACAAGGGGCTGTGGGAGAAGACCGGCCACTGGGACAAGTACCGCGACAACATGTTCACGACCGAATCGGAGAAGCGCGACTACGCGCTCAAGCCGATGAACTGCCCCGGTCACATCCTGATCTTCAAGCAGGGCATCAAGAGCTACCGGGACCTGCCGCTGCGCTACGGCGAGTTCGGCCAGTGCCATCGCAACGAGCCCAGCGGCGGCCTGCACGGCATCATGCGGGTGCGCGGCTTCACGCAGGACGACGGTCACATCTTCTGCACCGAAGACCAGATCCTGCCCGAGTGCGATGCCTTCACCACGCTGCTGCAGAAGGTCTACGCCGACTTCGGCTTCACCGAGATTCTGTACAAGGTGGCGACGCGCCCTGAAAAGCGCATCGGCTCCGACGAACTCTGGGACAAGGCCGAAGCGGCACTGATCGCCAGCCTGCGCAATTCGGGTTGCGAGTTCGAGATCTCGCCGGGCGAGGGCGCGTTCTACGGCCCGAAGGTGGAGTACACGCTCAAGGATGCGCTGGGTCGCCACTGGCAGTGCGGCACGATCCAGGTCGATTTCTCGTTGCCCGAGCGCCTGGATGCCGAGTACGTGGCCGAGTCCGGCGAGCGCCTGCACCCCGTGATGCTGCACCGGGCCATCCTTGGCAGCCTCGAGCGTTTCATCGGTATCCTCATCGAGGAACACGCCGGCGCCTTGCCGTTCTGGCTGGCTCCGACCCAGGTGAGCGTGCTCAATATCACCGACGGACAGGCCGACTACGCCCGTGACGTGGCGCGATCGCTGCAAAAACAAGGGCTTAGGGTAGCGCTGGACCTGCGCAACGAAAAAATCACGTATAAAATACGCGAGCATTCGTTGCAAAAGGTTCCGTACCTGATCGTTGTCGGTGACAAGGAGCGGGCATCCGGGGCCGTTGCAGTGCGCGCCAGAGGCAATCAGGACCTCGGTGTGATGGCCCTGGAGGCCTTCTCCCAGAAGCTCGCTGCTGAACTTGCCACCTGA
- the aceA gene encoding isocitrate lyase, with the protein MSSLTREQQIAALEKDWAENPRWKLVKRGYSAADVVRLRGSMQPEYTLAKMGAEKLWDKVNGGAKKGYVNAFGAITAGQAMQQAKAGLEAVYLSGWQVAADGNTSETMYPDQSLYAYDSVPTMVRRINNTFKRADEIQWGRGINPGDEGFVDYFLPIVADAEAGFGGVLNAFELMKNMIASGAAGVHFEDQLAAVKKCGHMGGKVLVPTREAVEKLIAARFAADVMGVPTIVLARTDAEAANLLTSDCDANDQPFVTGERTQEGFYRVKNGLEQAISRGIAYAPYADLVWCETGVPDIGFAREFAQAVHGACPGKLLSYNCSPSFNWKKNLNDSQIAAFQEELSALGYKYQFITLAGIHINWYNTFQFAHSYARGEGMKHYVEMVQEQEFAARDKGYTFVSHQQEVGAGYFDDVTTVIQGGSSSVKALTGSTEEEQFH; encoded by the coding sequence ATGAGCAGCCTGACCCGCGAACAACAGATCGCCGCCCTGGAAAAAGACTGGGCCGAGAACCCCCGCTGGAAGCTGGTGAAGCGCGGCTACAGCGCCGCTGACGTCGTGCGCCTGCGCGGCAGCATGCAGCCCGAGTACACGCTGGCCAAGATGGGCGCCGAAAAGCTGTGGGACAAGGTCAACGGCGGCGCCAAGAAGGGCTACGTGAACGCGTTCGGCGCGATCACCGCCGGTCAGGCGATGCAACAGGCCAAGGCCGGCCTGGAAGCCGTGTACCTGTCGGGCTGGCAGGTCGCCGCCGACGGCAACACCTCCGAAACCATGTACCCCGACCAGTCGCTGTATGCGTACGACTCGGTGCCGACCATGGTGCGCCGCATCAACAACACCTTCAAGCGCGCTGACGAGATCCAGTGGGGCCGTGGCATCAACCCGGGCGATGAAGGTTTCGTCGACTACTTCCTGCCGATCGTCGCTGACGCGGAAGCCGGTTTCGGCGGCGTGCTGAACGCCTTCGAACTGATGAAGAACATGATCGCGTCGGGCGCTGCCGGCGTCCACTTCGAAGACCAGCTCGCCGCGGTCAAGAAGTGCGGTCACATGGGTGGCAAGGTGCTGGTTCCGACCCGCGAAGCCGTCGAGAAGCTGATCGCCGCCCGGTTCGCCGCTGACGTCATGGGCGTGCCGACCATCGTGCTGGCCCGTACCGACGCCGAAGCGGCCAACCTGCTGACCAGTGATTGCGACGCCAACGACCAGCCGTTCGTCACCGGCGAGCGTACGCAAGAGGGCTTCTACCGCGTCAAGAACGGCCTGGAGCAGGCCATCAGCCGCGGCATCGCCTACGCGCCGTACGCCGACCTGGTGTGGTGCGAAACCGGCGTGCCCGACATCGGCTTCGCCCGTGAATTCGCGCAAGCCGTGCACGGTGCATGCCCGGGCAAGCTGCTGAGCTACAACTGCTCGCCGTCGTTCAACTGGAAGAAGAACCTGAACGACAGCCAGATCGCCGCCTTCCAGGAAGAGCTGAGCGCGCTGGGCTACAAGTACCAGTTCATCACGCTGGCCGGCATCCACATCAACTGGTACAACACCTTCCAGTTCGCCCACTCCTACGCCCGCGGCGAAGGCATGAAGCACTACGTGGAAATGGTCCAGGAGCAGGAATTCGCTGCGCGCGACAAGGGTTACACCTTCGTGTCGCACCAGCAGGAAGTCGGCGCTGGCTACTTCGACGACGTCACCACCGTGATCCAGGGCGGCTCGTCCAGCGTCAAGGCGCTGACCGGCTCGACCGAAGAAGAACAGTTCCACTGA
- a CDS encoding gamma-glutamyl-gamma-aminobutyrate hydrolase family protein — MSRLPVVLVPACNRMLGQHPFHVAGQKYVDAVRLAGALPLVVPSAHHDEIDALLDLADGVLLSGSPSNVHPSRFGEDVHDPSLPLDPVRDDWTLPLIPLALARGLPLFAICRGFQEVNVALGGSLHQAVQTLPGHLDHRALAVLPVATQYGPAHRVAIRPGGLFERLFDGEGIDGFEVNSLHGQGVNRLADGLRIEALAPDGLVEAFSVTDTPGFGLGVQWHPEWQAAHNPVSMTLLRAFGAACQEYRDTHRPPSR; from the coding sequence ATGAGTCGCTTGCCCGTCGTGCTGGTACCGGCCTGCAACCGGATGCTCGGCCAGCATCCCTTCCATGTGGCCGGCCAGAAATACGTCGATGCCGTCCGGCTGGCGGGCGCCCTGCCCCTGGTGGTGCCCTCGGCCCACCACGACGAAATCGATGCCCTGCTCGACCTGGCCGACGGCGTGCTGCTGTCGGGCTCGCCCTCCAACGTGCATCCGAGCCGTTTCGGCGAGGACGTGCACGACCCGTCGCTGCCGCTCGACCCGGTGCGCGACGACTGGACCCTGCCGCTGATCCCGCTCGCGCTGGCACGCGGCCTTCCGCTTTTCGCAATCTGCCGCGGCTTCCAGGAGGTCAACGTCGCCCTCGGCGGCAGCCTGCACCAGGCCGTGCAGACGCTGCCCGGCCACCTCGATCACCGCGCGCTGGCCGTGCTGCCGGTGGCCACGCAATACGGCCCGGCGCACCGGGTGGCGATCCGGCCCGGCGGTCTGTTCGAGCGCCTGTTCGATGGCGAAGGCATCGACGGATTCGAAGTCAACAGCCTGCACGGTCAGGGCGTCAACCGACTGGCCGACGGCCTGCGCATCGAGGCACTCGCGCCCGACGGTCTGGTCGAAGCGTTTTCGGTCACCGACACGCCCGGCTTCGGCCTGGGCGTGCAGTGGCACCCCGAGTGGCAGGCCGCGCACAACCCGGTCTCGATGACGCTGCTGCGCGCCTTCGGCGCCGCCTGCCAGGAGTACCGCGACACCCACCGGCCACCGAGCCGCTGA
- the infC gene encoding translation initiation factor IF-3 yields MTIATFLDRRTPNVERKHRLNREITALEVRLNGLENEPLGIVSIQDALRMSAENDVDLVEISATAQPPVCRLMDYGKFKYLEQKKAAEAKAKQHVIDIKEVKFRPGTDEGDYQIKMRNLRRFLEEGDKGKVTLRYRGREITHQDIGMRLLERIRDELTDVSVVENMPRLEGRQMIMVLGPKRKK; encoded by the coding sequence CTGACCATCGCTACTTTTCTTGATCGCAGGACGCCCAATGTCGAGCGCAAGCACCGCCTGAACCGCGAGATCACCGCCCTGGAAGTCCGTCTGAACGGACTCGAGAACGAGCCTCTGGGCATCGTCAGCATCCAGGACGCCTTGCGCATGTCGGCCGAAAACGACGTGGACCTGGTCGAAATCTCTGCCACGGCTCAGCCGCCGGTCTGTCGTCTGATGGACTACGGCAAGTTCAAGTACCTTGAGCAGAAGAAGGCCGCCGAGGCCAAGGCCAAGCAGCACGTCATCGACATCAAGGAAGTCAAGTTCCGGCCGGGTACCGACGAGGGCGACTACCAGATCAAGATGCGCAACCTGCGGCGCTTCCTCGAAGAGGGCGACAAGGGCAAGGTCACGCTGCGGTATCGCGGTCGTGAAATCACCCACCAGGACATCGGCATGCGCCTGCTGGAACGCATCCGCGACGAGCTGACCGATGTCAGCGTGGTCGAGAACATGCCCAGGCTCGAAGGCCGCCAGATGATCATGGTGCTCGGGCCCAAGCGCAAGAAGTGA
- a CDS encoding glutamine synthetase family protein gives MLTKDHFTFSDLENWLNERRVTEIECLVPDLTGVARGKILPRQKFTEDRGMRLPEAVVAMGVTGEFPEEGPYYDVINPTDRDMHLRPDPRTVRIVPWATDPTAQVIHDCYDKEGRMVPFAPRSVLRRVCGLFDAEGWSPVVAPELEFYLVARNSDPDMPLKPPIGRSGRAETSRQAYSIDAVNEFDPLFEDVYSYCEQMELNVDTLIHEVGAGQMEINFFHDHPLGLADEVFFFKRTVREAAMRHDMFATFMAKPIAGEPGSAMHIHQSVLGRDGKNLFSNPDGTASREFYWYIGGLQKYIPAAMALFAPYVNSYRRLSRFTAAPINIQWGTDNRTVGIRSPVATPAARRIENRVIGADANPYVALAATLACGYLGIKNRIEPTPECKGDAYLGDFALPRSLGEALDLLRNEKDLADVLGAEFITVYTEVKEIEHAEFMKVISPWEREHLLLHV, from the coding sequence ATGCTCACCAAAGATCACTTCACGTTCAGCGACCTGGAAAACTGGCTCAACGAGCGCCGCGTCACCGAAATCGAATGCCTCGTTCCGGACCTCACCGGCGTGGCGCGCGGCAAGATCCTGCCGCGCCAGAAGTTCACCGAAGACCGCGGCATGCGCCTGCCCGAGGCGGTGGTGGCAATGGGCGTGACCGGCGAGTTCCCCGAAGAGGGGCCCTACTACGACGTCATCAACCCGACCGACCGCGACATGCACCTGCGCCCCGACCCGCGCACCGTGCGCATCGTGCCGTGGGCCACCGACCCGACCGCGCAGGTCATCCACGACTGCTACGACAAGGAAGGCCGGATGGTGCCGTTTGCGCCCCGCTCGGTGCTGCGGCGCGTCTGCGGACTTTTCGACGCCGAAGGCTGGAGCCCGGTGGTGGCGCCCGAACTCGAGTTCTACCTGGTGGCGCGCAACTCCGATCCCGACATGCCGCTGAAACCCCCGATCGGCCGCAGCGGCCGGGCCGAAACCTCGCGCCAGGCCTACTCGATCGACGCGGTCAACGAGTTCGATCCGCTGTTCGAGGACGTCTATTCGTACTGCGAGCAGATGGAGCTCAACGTCGACACGCTGATTCACGAGGTCGGCGCCGGCCAGATGGAGATCAACTTCTTCCACGACCACCCGCTCGGGCTGGCCGACGAGGTGTTCTTCTTCAAGCGCACCGTGCGCGAGGCGGCGATGCGCCACGACATGTTCGCCACCTTCATGGCCAAGCCGATCGCCGGCGAGCCAGGCAGCGCCATGCACATCCATCAAAGCGTGCTCGGCCGCGACGGCAAGAACCTCTTCAGCAACCCCGACGGCACGGCCAGCCGCGAGTTCTACTGGTACATCGGCGGGCTGCAGAAATACATCCCGGCGGCGATGGCGCTGTTCGCGCCCTACGTCAACAGCTACCGCCGGCTGTCGCGCTTCACGGCCGCACCGATCAACATCCAGTGGGGCACCGACAACCGCACGGTCGGCATCCGCAGCCCGGTGGCCACGCCGGCCGCGCGCCGCATCGAGAACCGCGTCATCGGCGCCGACGCCAACCCCTACGTCGCGCTCGCCGCGACGCTGGCCTGCGGCTACCTGGGCATCAAGAACCGCATCGAGCCGACCCCGGAATGCAAGGGCGACGCCTACCTCGGCGACTTCGCGTTGCCACGCAGCCTGGGCGAAGCGCTCGACCTGCTGCGCAACGAAAAAGACCTGGCCGACGTGCTCGGCGCCGAGTTCATCACCGTCTACACCGAGGTCAAGGAGATCGAGCACGCCGAGTTCATGAAGGTGATTTCACCGTGGGAGAG